In one window of Tellurirhabdus rosea DNA:
- a CDS encoding ferritin-like domain-containing protein codes for MNVNNSNSELIDRLNKLLTRTREGERGYQEASENVKDPELKSLFLAQSRQRSEFAMEIDREIRTLGGQPDDSTSLASDLHRAWLNLKSSFSSNDDKAVVEECKRGDGVAVDDYNDILQSTTLMASSRELLLRQKERIEAAHASMTRLANVV; via the coding sequence ATGAACGTCAATAACAGCAACAGCGAACTGATAGACCGGCTGAACAAGCTGCTGACCCGTACCCGCGAAGGCGAACGGGGCTACCAGGAAGCTTCTGAAAACGTCAAAGACCCCGAACTGAAAAGCCTGTTTCTGGCTCAGTCGCGGCAGCGCAGCGAATTTGCCATGGAAATCGACCGGGAAATCCGGACGCTTGGCGGCCAGCCCGACGACAGCACCAGCCTGGCTTCGGACCTACACCGCGCCTGGCTGAACCTGAAATCGTCCTTTTCGAGCAACGACGACAAGGCCGTGGTGGAAGAATGCAAGCGCGGCGACGGCGTGGCGGTCGACGACTATAACGATATTTTGCAAAGCACTACCCTGATGGCCAGCAGCCGCGAGCTGCTGCTGCGTCAGAAGGAACGGATCGAGGCCGCGCATGCATCCATGACGCGCCTGGCAAACGTAGTCTAA
- a CDS encoding glycoside hydrolase family 43 protein, protein MKRVESGLKRTFLINLLICVIPVLTACRDRKSDTPTPPVPSANTFLNPLLNSGPDPWVVRHDGWYYYCHTVGNGVRLWKTRRISELAAAENRLVWQPAAGEAFSRNVWAPELHRLDGKWYLYVTAGSGDNSTQRLWVLENGSDDPLQGTWTMKGQLTPPENRWAIDATVGEVAGQRYVVWSGWEGTTNVRQDLYIARLANPWTIDGPRVRIALPEYEWEKVGDPDVNEGPEFLQKGGKTFLIYSASGCWTDDYALGMLSLRAGADPMDARSWQKAAQPVFSKAPESRAFGPGHGGFFSSPDGTEDWMIYHANPMPGQGCNDTRSPRIQKISWTTDGVPQFGRPAPVLERLARPGGE, encoded by the coding sequence ATGAAAAGAGTGGAATCTGGCCTAAAGCGGACGTTCCTGATTAATCTGTTAATCTGTGTCATCCCGGTTCTGACAGCCTGCCGGGACAGGAAAAGCGATACGCCGACGCCACCGGTGCCGTCGGCCAATACCTTTCTGAACCCGCTGCTCAACAGCGGCCCGGACCCGTGGGTGGTGCGGCATGACGGCTGGTACTACTACTGCCACACGGTCGGCAACGGGGTGCGGCTCTGGAAAACCAGGCGCATCAGCGAGCTGGCGGCGGCTGAGAACCGGCTGGTCTGGCAGCCCGCCGCCGGGGAGGCGTTCAGCCGCAATGTGTGGGCTCCGGAACTGCATCGGCTCGACGGCAAGTGGTACCTCTACGTCACGGCCGGGTCGGGCGACAACAGTACGCAGCGGCTTTGGGTCCTCGAAAATGGGTCCGACGACCCGTTGCAGGGCACCTGGACGATGAAAGGCCAGCTGACGCCGCCCGAGAACCGCTGGGCCATCGACGCAACGGTGGGCGAAGTGGCCGGGCAGCGCTACGTGGTCTGGTCGGGCTGGGAGGGAACCACCAACGTCCGGCAGGACCTGTACATCGCCCGGCTGGCCAATCCCTGGACCATCGACGGGCCGCGCGTGCGGATTGCCCTGCCGGAGTACGAATGGGAAAAAGTCGGCGACCCCGACGTGAACGAAGGACCAGAATTTTTGCAAAAAGGCGGAAAAACGTTTCTGATTTACTCAGCGTCCGGCTGCTGGACCGACGACTACGCGCTGGGTATGCTGTCGCTCCGCGCGGGTGCGGACCCGATGGATGCCCGGTCGTGGCAGAAAGCCGCCCAGCCGGTTTTTTCGAAAGCGCCGGAGTCCCGGGCCTTTGGTCCGGGACACGGCGGATTTTTTTCGTCGCCCGACGGCACCGAGGACTGGATGATCTACCACGCCAATCCGATGCCGGGGCAGGGGTGCAACGATACCCGTTCGCCTCGTATTCAGAAGATTAGCTGGACGACCGACGGCGTACCCCAGTTTGGCCGCCCCGCGCCGGTGCTGGAACGACTGGCGCGGCCGGGAGGGGAGTGA
- a CDS encoding RagB/SusD family nutrient uptake outer membrane protein encodes MKRFWYPMTLLLTGALTLACSDKALDKVSPNAPTVETFWKTADDAILGVNAAYGSLQQFGVDRWTLFTFDIRSDEGYSQSPWTELSNISKFVTPNYNLDPLVEAWRDHYRGIHRANQVIAYVPQIQMDETLRNRIVGEAKFIRAVLYYNLALQWGNVPLVLTPQAPNERPDQVPEAQIWAQVEKDLTEAKAVLPAQYTGDNIGRATKGAATAMLGKALLQQRKWQAAAAQLKEVVDLSPQIYDLVPNYADNFTATNENNKESVFEVQYSSANRGDEDEAGGTEGSERAQFFGARGVGWSDGQPTKWLYNQFQKEKTVTGQTDPRLDATMWYYRPNDPTNLIYGQSFEQRGFGADDRFWRKYQNNYATGSENYFSPINNRMIRFADVLLMYAEALNEQGQTAAAIPLVNRVRARVNLPALPLTLSQADARERIRNERVLELAGESVRWADMKRYGILGPEIAGPDAGKKLPANVSNFDTEFENFVKGKSELLPIPTREIDANPKIKQNPQW; translated from the coding sequence ATGAAACGATTCTGGTATCCCATGACCCTGTTGCTGACCGGTGCGCTCACGCTCGCCTGTTCCGACAAGGCTCTTGATAAAGTAAGTCCCAATGCCCCGACCGTCGAGACGTTCTGGAAAACGGCCGACGACGCGATTCTGGGCGTGAACGCCGCCTACGGCAGCCTGCAGCAGTTCGGCGTAGACCGCTGGACCTTGTTCACGTTCGACATTCGTTCGGACGAAGGCTACAGCCAAAGCCCGTGGACGGAGTTGTCCAACATTTCGAAGTTTGTCACGCCGAATTACAATCTGGACCCGCTGGTGGAAGCCTGGCGCGACCATTACCGGGGCATTCACCGGGCCAACCAGGTGATTGCCTATGTGCCGCAGATTCAGATGGACGAGACGCTCCGCAACCGGATTGTGGGCGAAGCGAAGTTCATCCGGGCGGTGCTGTACTACAATCTGGCCCTGCAATGGGGCAATGTGCCGCTGGTGCTAACGCCGCAGGCCCCGAACGAACGCCCCGACCAGGTTCCCGAAGCGCAGATCTGGGCGCAGGTCGAGAAAGACCTGACCGAGGCCAAAGCCGTCCTGCCCGCGCAATATACCGGCGACAACATCGGCCGGGCTACGAAGGGCGCGGCCACGGCCATGCTCGGCAAAGCCCTGCTCCAGCAGCGCAAATGGCAGGCCGCCGCGGCGCAACTGAAAGAAGTGGTGGACCTCTCGCCCCAGATTTATGATTTGGTGCCGAATTACGCCGACAACTTCACGGCCACCAACGAAAACAACAAGGAGTCGGTCTTCGAGGTGCAGTATTCGAGCGCCAACCGGGGCGATGAGGACGAAGCGGGCGGCACGGAAGGCTCCGAACGGGCGCAGTTCTTCGGGGCCCGGGGCGTCGGCTGGTCGGATGGGCAGCCGACCAAGTGGCTGTATAATCAGTTCCAGAAAGAGAAAACCGTGACCGGTCAGACGGACCCGCGTCTTGACGCGACGATGTGGTACTACCGCCCGAACGACCCGACGAACCTCATCTACGGCCAGTCTTTCGAGCAGCGCGGCTTTGGTGCCGATGATCGTTTCTGGAGAAAATACCAGAACAACTACGCCACCGGCAGCGAAAACTATTTTTCGCCCATCAACAACCGCATGATCCGGTTTGCCGACGTGCTTCTGATGTACGCCGAAGCGCTGAACGAACAGGGACAGACGGCGGCGGCCATTCCGCTGGTCAACCGGGTGCGGGCGCGGGTCAACCTGCCTGCGCTGCCGCTGACGCTCTCGCAGGCCGACGCCCGCGAACGCATCCGCAACGAGCGGGTGCTCGAACTGGCGGGCGAAAGCGTCCGCTGGGCGGATATGAAACGCTACGGCATTCTCGGTCCCGAAATTGCCGGGCCGGATGCGGGCAAGAAACTTCCGGCCAACGTCTCTAACTTCGATACGGAATTTGAAAACTTCGTGAAAGGCAAGTCGGAACTGCTGCCGATTCCAACCCGGGAAATCGACGCGAACCCGAAGATTAAGCAGAACCCGCAGTGGTAA
- the galK gene encoding galactokinase, with protein MQQNPYVDRVTARFASQFGAQPQLVVRGPGRINLIGEHTDYNGGFVMPASIDKELIFAISPTEGNTCEVIAENLNDSFTFSTDRLEKSRKGWPNYLMGVVDQMHKAGRHPGAFRLVFGGNIPTGAGLSSSAALECGLAFCLNELYRLGLTTLEMVKLCQAAENQFVGVACGIMDQFASMQGRENSVIQLDCRSLDFNYFPLELNGYMLLLCDTAVKHSLGSSEYNTRRQECEQGVAIMQKKYPQVQLLRDATPAMVEEFRSEMPANVYDRCKYVTEEIERVQVASELLNQNDLKGFGQKMYETHDGLQHLYLVSCPELDFLVDQTRDDETVLGARMMGGGFGGCTINIVREDAAEALVARLSEAYQNQFGITLKTYPVRITNGTGPVGG; from the coding sequence ATGCAACAGAATCCCTACGTCGACCGCGTCACGGCGCGATTTGCTTCCCAGTTTGGTGCTCAGCCCCAGCTTGTCGTACGCGGCCCGGGCCGTATCAACCTCATTGGCGAACATACCGACTACAACGGCGGCTTTGTAATGCCCGCCAGTATCGACAAAGAACTCATTTTCGCCATTTCTCCGACGGAGGGCAATACCTGCGAAGTTATCGCCGAAAACCTGAACGACTCGTTTACGTTTAGTACCGACCGGCTGGAAAAGTCGCGGAAAGGCTGGCCGAATTACCTGATGGGCGTTGTGGACCAGATGCACAAGGCGGGTCGCCATCCGGGCGCGTTCCGGCTTGTTTTTGGGGGCAACATTCCCACCGGCGCGGGGCTTTCGTCCTCGGCGGCGCTGGAGTGTGGGCTGGCGTTCTGCCTGAACGAGTTGTATCGCCTCGGTCTGACCACGCTCGAAATGGTGAAGCTTTGCCAGGCGGCGGAGAATCAGTTTGTAGGCGTCGCCTGCGGCATTATGGACCAGTTTGCGTCGATGCAAGGTCGCGAAAACTCGGTCATTCAACTGGATTGCCGGTCACTGGATTTTAACTATTTCCCGCTCGAACTGAACGGGTACATGCTGCTGCTCTGCGACACGGCCGTCAAGCACTCGCTCGGCAGCAGTGAATACAACACGCGGCGGCAGGAGTGCGAACAGGGAGTTGCCATTATGCAGAAGAAATACCCGCAGGTACAGCTTCTGCGCGACGCCACGCCCGCGATGGTAGAAGAGTTTCGCTCCGAAATGCCGGCCAATGTGTATGATCGCTGTAAATATGTAACTGAAGAAATCGAACGGGTGCAAGTAGCTTCCGAGCTTCTGAATCAGAACGACCTGAAGGGGTTTGGTCAGAAGATGTACGAAACGCACGATGGCCTGCAGCACCTGTACCTGGTGAGCTGTCCGGAACTGGATTTTCTGGTTGATCAGACGCGTGACGACGAAACCGTACTGGGTGCCCGGATGATGGGCGGCGGCTTCGGCGGCTGTACGATCAACATTGTGCGGGAGGACGCCGCAGAAGCGCTGGTGGCCCGGCTCAGCGAGGCGTACCAGAACCAGTTCGGCATTACGCTCAAAACGTATCCTGTCCGGATTACCAACGGCACCGGCCCTGTCGGCGGATGA
- a CDS encoding glycoside hydrolase family 43 protein: protein MKKILFALFMATASLSAPAQTTAPQSGTFANPLLPMGPDPWNIYRDGYYYYTHTTQNNITLWRTKSLADLATAEKKVVFRPPAGTAYSKELWAPELHFIDNKWYLMFAADDGRNRNHRLWVLENTAANPLEGTWTLKGQVKTPDDKWAIDGSLFYHKNKLYLVWSGWERDENGQQDIYICRMKNPWTAKGKRTRISTPTHEWERNGTIPRPGPDDKPVVLVNEGPQPLVRDNRLFIIYSASGCWTDSYALGMIYTKKNKNLLKASSWTKHPEPVFKAVNVKGTHAAGHNSFFKSPDGTEDWILYHANPESGQGCGMQRSPRAQRFTWTADGMPDFGKPIAAGVALPVPK from the coding sequence ATGAAAAAAATCCTTTTTGCGCTTTTCATGGCGACGGCTTCGCTGTCCGCCCCGGCCCAGACAACAGCGCCGCAGTCCGGGACCTTCGCCAACCCCCTGCTGCCTATGGGCCCTGACCCCTGGAATATTTACCGGGACGGTTATTATTACTACACCCACACGACCCAGAACAACATCACGCTCTGGCGGACGAAGTCGCTGGCGGACCTGGCGACGGCGGAGAAGAAAGTCGTGTTTAGGCCCCCGGCCGGAACGGCCTATAGCAAGGAGCTATGGGCACCCGAGCTGCATTTTATCGACAACAAATGGTACCTCATGTTCGCGGCGGATGATGGGCGCAACCGCAACCACCGCCTTTGGGTGCTGGAAAATACCGCCGCTAACCCGCTCGAAGGAACGTGGACCCTGAAAGGGCAGGTGAAAACACCCGATGACAAATGGGCCATCGACGGGTCGCTGTTCTACCACAAAAACAAGCTTTATCTGGTCTGGTCGGGATGGGAGCGGGACGAGAACGGACAGCAGGACATCTACATCTGCCGGATGAAAAACCCCTGGACGGCCAAAGGCAAACGAACCCGCATTTCGACACCTACTCACGAGTGGGAACGCAACGGCACCATTCCGAGGCCCGGTCCGGACGACAAACCGGTGGTGCTGGTCAACGAAGGACCGCAGCCGCTGGTGCGCGACAACCGCCTTTTCATCATCTATTCGGCCTCCGGCTGCTGGACCGACAGCTACGCGCTCGGGATGATTTACACCAAAAAGAATAAAAACCTGCTCAAGGCCAGCTCCTGGACCAAGCATCCCGAACCGGTTTTCAAAGCCGTGAACGTGAAGGGAACGCACGCGGCGGGGCACAACTCATTCTTCAAATCGCCCGACGGCACGGAGGACTGGATTCTTTACCACGCCAACCCGGAATCGGGCCAGGGCTGCGGCATGCAGCGCTCCCCCCGCGCCCAGCGCTTCACCTGGACGGCTGACGGAATGCCGGATTTCGGCAAGCCCATCGCGGCAGGCGTCGCACTGCCGGTACCTAAATAA
- a CDS encoding OmpA family protein has translation MKVSSHTLKVKAVAIALAGSMLSVDMLTSCKSVKNNTNKTQRGAAIGAGAGAVAGGVIGRRSGNTAVGAILGATVGGAAGALIGRRMDKQAEELRRGLENARVERVGEGIKITFDSDLLFDVNKSDLQPTTKKNLDELAETLKKYDDTNVVIEGHADAQGSDEYNMKLSERRAKEVVKYLQGKGIANNRLEEKGYGESQPLADNSTENGRSKNRRVEVAIFANDKLKKAAEKGDL, from the coding sequence ATGAAAGTGAGCAGCCATACCCTGAAAGTGAAGGCAGTGGCAATTGCATTAGCCGGCAGTATGCTGTCGGTCGATATGCTGACAAGTTGTAAATCGGTTAAGAACAATACGAATAAAACCCAGCGTGGAGCTGCTATTGGTGCCGGTGCCGGTGCCGTAGCGGGCGGCGTCATTGGTCGTCGGTCCGGTAACACGGCCGTCGGAGCCATTCTGGGAGCCACTGTGGGCGGTGCAGCCGGGGCTTTGATCGGCCGTCGGATGGATAAACAGGCTGAAGAACTGCGGCGGGGCCTCGAAAATGCCCGCGTTGAACGGGTAGGTGAAGGCATCAAGATTACGTTTGATTCTGACCTGCTTTTCGACGTCAATAAATCGGACTTGCAGCCGACGACGAAGAAAAACCTGGATGAACTGGCCGAAACGCTGAAGAAATACGACGACACCAACGTCGTCATCGAAGGCCATGCCGATGCGCAGGGTTCGGATGAATACAACATGAAGCTTTCCGAGCGCCGCGCCAAAGAAGTGGTGAAGTACCTGCAGGGCAAAGGCATTGCCAACAATCGCCTGGAAGAAAAAGGGTACGGCGAGTCGCAGCCGCTGGCTGACAACTCAACCGAAAACGGACGGTCGAAAAACCGCCGGGTCGAGGTAGCCATCTTCGCCAACGACAAGCTCAAGAAAGCCGCCGAAAAAGGCGATCTATAA
- the glgX gene encoding glycogen debranching protein GlgX has translation MENNISVNTEESVRSRPGKPYPLGATCDEEGVNFALFSEHATGVTLCLYDADNLKEPTHCIDLTEHTEFVWHIYLEDIKPGQLYGYRVDGPFDPASGFLFNKHKLLLDPYARAISGPVKHHPSMLGYNSKSDSPDRYLIQDTTDSGPHMPKSIVIDNSFDWEDDQRPDIPLNRTIFYELHVKGFTAQHPTLPKKIRGTYAGLASPEAIDYLTALGITAVELMPVHQYTQESYWGYNSIGYFAPHSQYSASGARGQQVNEFKEMVKALHKAGIEVILDVVYNHTAEGNRFGPTLSMKGIDNPVYYWLVEQNPEFFMDYTGTGNTVNITHPRTLQLVMDSLRYWVTEMHVDGFRFDLASAMSHSLNAAGQISAFLDAVHQDPILRQVKLIAEPWDIQGYHVGYFPVGWSEWNGKYRDCIRSYWKGDEGQANEMALRLLGSPDLYGNDGRQPANSVNLITAHDGFTLHDLVSYNDKHNEANGEDNRDGHDDNRSWNCGAEGPTDDPEIISLREQQKRNFLATLFLSQGTPMLTMGDECGRTQGGNNNAYNQDNEISWFNWSWDEKQQELFDFARQVIALRKDLGLLRRRKFYTTDEIEWLRTDGEVMTEENWHSGITRCFGLFIDGTRVEEQDEMGHVLEDERLLLLINSFWEPVSFHLPRIPESRNWKVMVNTAEGLTPKTLPAGRKFPLPGRSLVLLKA, from the coding sequence ATGGAAAATAATATATCTGTCAATACGGAAGAATCGGTCCGCTCGCGGCCCGGTAAACCTTACCCGCTTGGCGCTACCTGTGATGAGGAAGGCGTCAATTTTGCTTTGTTCAGTGAACACGCCACGGGCGTTACGCTTTGCCTTTACGATGCCGACAATCTGAAGGAGCCTACGCACTGCATCGACCTCACGGAGCATACCGAATTCGTCTGGCACATTTATCTGGAAGATATCAAGCCCGGCCAGTTATACGGCTACCGCGTCGACGGCCCGTTTGACCCCGCCAGCGGCTTTCTGTTCAATAAACATAAACTCCTGCTCGACCCCTACGCCCGGGCGATCAGCGGACCGGTGAAGCACCATCCGTCGATGCTCGGTTACAACAGCAAGAGTGATTCGCCCGACCGCTACCTCATTCAGGATACGACCGACAGCGGGCCGCACATGCCCAAGTCCATCGTCATCGACAATTCGTTCGACTGGGAAGATGACCAGCGGCCGGACATCCCGCTGAACCGGACGATTTTCTACGAACTGCACGTCAAAGGCTTCACAGCCCAGCACCCGACTCTGCCCAAGAAGATTCGCGGAACATACGCCGGTCTGGCCTCGCCCGAAGCCATCGACTACCTGACAGCGCTGGGCATTACGGCCGTGGAACTGATGCCGGTTCACCAGTACACGCAGGAAAGCTACTGGGGCTACAACTCCATCGGTTACTTTGCTCCGCACAGCCAGTATTCGGCCAGCGGCGCCCGGGGCCAGCAGGTGAACGAGTTCAAGGAAATGGTGAAAGCCCTGCACAAGGCGGGCATTGAGGTCATCCTGGACGTGGTGTACAACCATACGGCGGAGGGTAACCGTTTCGGCCCGACGCTGTCGATGAAGGGCATTGACAACCCGGTCTATTACTGGCTGGTGGAGCAGAACCCCGAATTCTTCATGGATTATACCGGCACCGGCAATACCGTCAACATCACGCATCCGAGGACGCTGCAACTGGTGATGGACAGCCTCCGGTACTGGGTGACGGAAATGCACGTGGATGGCTTCCGCTTTGACCTGGCTTCGGCCATGTCGCATAGCCTCAATGCCGCCGGGCAGATTTCGGCCTTCCTCGATGCCGTGCATCAGGACCCGATTCTTCGTCAGGTAAAACTTATCGCCGAACCCTGGGATATTCAGGGCTACCACGTGGGCTATTTTCCGGTGGGCTGGTCGGAATGGAACGGCAAATACCGGGACTGTATCCGGTCGTACTGGAAAGGCGACGAGGGACAGGCGAACGAAATGGCGCTTCGGCTGCTGGGTAGTCCGGACCTGTACGGCAACGACGGCCGCCAGCCGGCCAACAGCGTCAACCTGATTACGGCGCACGACGGCTTCACGCTGCACGATCTGGTCAGTTACAACGACAAGCACAACGAAGCCAACGGCGAAGATAACCGCGACGGCCACGACGACAACCGGAGCTGGAACTGCGGCGCCGAAGGCCCCACGGACGATCCGGAAATCATCAGCCTCCGCGAACAGCAGAAGCGCAATTTCCTCGCGACGCTGTTCCTGAGCCAGGGCACCCCGATGCTGACGATGGGCGACGAATGCGGCCGGACTCAGGGCGGCAACAACAACGCCTATAATCAGGACAACGAAATCAGCTGGTTTAACTGGAGCTGGGATGAAAAGCAGCAGGAACTGTTTGACTTTGCCCGTCAGGTCATTGCCCTCCGGAAAGACCTGGGACTGCTCCGCCGCCGAAAGTTCTACACGACCGACGAGATCGAATGGCTCCGCACGGATGGAGAAGTCATGACCGAAGAGAACTGGCACAGCGGCATCACCCGTTGCTTCGGACTGTTCATCGACGGCACCCGCGTAGAAGAGCAGGACGAAATGGGTCATGTGCTGGAAGACGAGCGCCTGCTGCTACTCATCAACAGTTTCTGGGAACCCGTCTCGTTCCACCTGCCCAGAATTCCGGAATCCCGCAACTGGAAAGTCATGGTAAACACCGCCGAAGGGCTCACCCCCAAAACCCTGCCCGCCGGACGGAAATTCCCCCTGCCGGGCCGGTCATTGGTGCTGCTGAAAGCGTAA